The DNA window CAGAGAGACTTTGGCAGAGGCGTGTGCAGAAGAGCCTTGTTGTGTGGAAGCCTTTGGTGTAGCAGGTGATGGGTTTGTGCCACGTTCTGTCAGGGCCCCTCCACCCCTGTTCCATTGCCCGTCTGTGTTAGTGCTGGTGACAGATTTGCTAAGAAAGGTGTTGTGGCCTTTTCCCAGATTCTAACTGGTTGTAGAGCCCTGGCCTTGTGCCGAGTGAGGATGTAAAAGCATTGGAATGAAAAAAGAGGAGGCCTGAGAGACTTTGATGCAGGAGAATTTTATTGAGGCAAAGGAGTGAAgagacaggagcagggagcGGGATGGACGAGGTGAGAGGTGCAAGTAGGGCGACCATCAGGTGAGGTGCTTTGCTTGCAGGAGATATTGGTGCAAGAGTGAGAAGGGCAGGTGCAGGGGGTGTCAGCTGTGGTGGCAAGGAGCCTCAGCAGGTGCCGGAGCAGCCCAGGCCTGCCAGACCACAGCCCAGTCCTCCCAGGCCGTAGCCAAAACCACGGCCATAGCCCAGGCCGTAGCCTGCGGCCCCAAAGCCGCCGGagatgggctgtccctggacgttgagctccgtgcccagggcagcccctgcggtGGATCCGACGAAGgagctctgagggaaggaggtcatgatgggccctgggaaggtgacgcggacgggggagggctggatgaggacggtggagtcctggcactgcctgacacagggctcgttgcagctgttggccagcggggtgggTCCGCAGGGGCGGCAGAGGTCGTAGCAGGCCATGGGTGTGGTGTGGAggggccctgggagggcaggcaagagaaggtgagagaaggtgagagcagagaggggtgtgaggcagCTGTGGGCGGTGGGCTGGAGGCTCACCTGGttgtgggcagagaaggcaggagaaggcgtCAGGAGAAGGCTGTGAGGGAGAGAGGCGCTGGGCCGGCTTTtatgctgctcctgctggggtggcacagccttggcccagcactgtcagctggCGGCACCTTTGAGGAGTTGGGATTTGGGAGGGTTGGATTGTTGGATGTGTGTCAGGGAGGACTGAATAAAGAATTAGAGCccaggagaggtgtgatgtcatcAGTGAGGTTATTTTTTGGCACttgtgtgctgtggtttgtgggtgCTTTGTGCTGACTGGGCCCCCTCTTGTTCTGTGTGACTGGATGTCCACCAGTCATTGTGTTGCacccaggaatgctgagggagCCATTTGATGTCCTGGGGAGGTCACTCTCCATCAATTTGGAAAGGTCATAGTCCTTTGGAGCAATTCTTGAGGGATGAAAGAGAGCTCATCCCCCAGAATCGTGATTTAGATCAAGAGAGAGGACCTGGAAAACtggaggctgctcaggctgaATTCAGGCTGGTGAGGTTCCATTCCTATGGTCTGTCtggatttctgaaattttcatgaCAAGGTACTTGGTCATTGAAACTTTATTTCTTGACCTTCTGAATAGATG is part of the Chiroxiphia lanceolata isolate bChiLan1 chromosome 1, bChiLan1.pri, whole genome shotgun sequence genome and encodes:
- the LOC116794386 gene encoding feather keratin B-4-like, with translation MACYDLCRPCGPTPLANSCNEPCVRQCQDSTVLIQPSPVRVTFPGPIMTSFPQSSFVGSTAGAALGTELNVQGQPISGGFGAAGYGLGYGRGFGYGLGGLGCGLAGLGCSGTC